From Lysobacter silvisoli, the proteins below share one genomic window:
- a CDS encoding pyridoxal phosphate-dependent aminotransferase, translating into MTPDTKLPKVGTTIFTVMSQLAAEHGAVNLGQGFPDFDVPERLIESLNRAMREGRNQYAPMTGVPALRQAIAAKTQRCYGYLPDADSEVTVVSGASEAIFDAVHAVVRPGEEVIVLDPCYDSYEPAIDLAGGRAVHVPLDPRSFAVDWDRVRAAVTPKTRMLIVNTPHNPSGAMFGEDDIAQLSDLLRRTGIYLLSDEVYEHIVFDKLRHESVLRYPELRERAFVVSSFGKTYHCTGWKIGYCIAPPALTAELRKVHQYNSFCSFAPAQWAFAEMIEAEPEHYEQLGAFYQAKRDRFREQLLGTRLQPLPVAGGYFQLVDYSAISDLDDVAFCRWLTIEKGVTAIPLSPFYETAPAEQRLARLCFAKNETTLDAAIERLRRL; encoded by the coding sequence ATGACGCCTGACACCAAGCTGCCCAAGGTCGGCACGACCATCTTCACCGTGATGTCGCAGCTCGCCGCCGAGCACGGCGCGGTCAACCTGGGGCAGGGTTTCCCCGACTTCGACGTGCCCGAGCGCCTGATCGAATCGCTGAACCGGGCCATGCGCGAGGGCCGCAATCAGTACGCGCCCATGACCGGCGTGCCGGCCCTGCGCCAGGCCATCGCCGCCAAGACCCAGCGCTGCTACGGCTATCTGCCCGACGCCGACAGCGAGGTCACCGTGGTCTCCGGCGCCAGCGAGGCGATCTTCGACGCCGTCCACGCCGTGGTCCGGCCGGGCGAGGAAGTGATCGTGCTGGACCCGTGCTACGACAGCTACGAGCCGGCGATCGACCTGGCCGGCGGCCGCGCCGTGCACGTGCCGCTGGACCCGCGCAGCTTCGCCGTGGACTGGGACCGGGTCCGCGCCGCGGTCACGCCCAAGACCCGCATGCTGATCGTCAACACCCCGCACAACCCGTCCGGCGCCATGTTCGGCGAGGACGACATCGCCCAGCTGAGCGACCTGCTGCGGCGGACCGGTATCTACCTGCTGTCGGACGAGGTCTACGAGCACATCGTCTTCGATAAGCTGCGTCACGAGTCGGTGCTGCGTTACCCGGAGCTTCGCGAACGCGCCTTCGTGGTGTCCAGCTTCGGCAAGACCTACCACTGCACCGGCTGGAAGATCGGCTACTGCATCGCCCCGCCGGCGCTGACGGCCGAATTGCGCAAAGTGCACCAGTACAACAGTTTCTGCAGCTTCGCCCCGGCGCAATGGGCGTTCGCGGAAATGATCGAGGCCGAACCCGAGCATTACGAACAACTGGGCGCGTTCTACCAGGCCAAGCGCGACCGCTTCCGCGAGCAGTTGCTGGGCACGCGCCTGCAGCCGCTGCCGGTGGCCGGCGGTTACTTCCAGCTGGTGGACTACTCGGCGATCAGCGACCTGGACGACGTCGCCTTCTGCCGCTGGCTCACTATAGAAAAAGGTGTGACCGCGATCCCATTGTCGCCGTTCTACGAGACCGCCCCGGCCGAACAGCGCCTGGCCAGGCTGTGTTTCGCCAAGAACGAAACCACGCTGGACGCGGCGATCGAGCGCCTGCGCCGGCTTTAG
- the ccmA gene encoding heme ABC exporter ATP-binding protein CcmA, producing the protein MTPIDHSAPPLLQARGLRFARNDEPVFGPLDFAVDAGEALLVQGDNGAGKTTLLRVLAGLLRADEGQIDIDGRPAHPARRARAIAYLGHLPGLKADLSALENLNFLCGLQGRRRAQLPENALGIVGLAGYEDALARQLSAGQKKRLSLARLWLAPAPVWLLDEPYANLDLDGIELVNRMVQAHLREGGAALVTTHGAYAAPPVRTRMLVLGAPSRLADAEAGHA; encoded by the coding sequence ATGACCCCAATCGACCACTCCGCCCCGCCGCTGCTGCAAGCCCGCGGCCTGCGTTTCGCGCGCAACGACGAGCCCGTGTTCGGGCCGCTGGACTTCGCCGTCGACGCCGGCGAGGCGCTGCTGGTGCAAGGCGACAACGGCGCCGGCAAGACCACCCTGCTGCGGGTGCTGGCCGGGCTGCTGCGCGCCGACGAGGGCCAGATCGATATCGACGGCCGGCCTGCGCACCCGGCGCGGCGCGCCCGCGCGATCGCCTACCTGGGCCACCTGCCCGGGCTCAAGGCCGACCTGAGCGCGCTGGAGAACCTCAACTTCCTGTGCGGCCTGCAAGGCCGCCGTCGCGCCCAACTGCCCGAGAACGCCTTGGGCATCGTCGGCCTGGCCGGATACGAGGATGCGCTGGCGCGGCAGTTGTCGGCCGGACAGAAGAAGCGCCTGAGCCTGGCCCGGCTATGGCTGGCGCCGGCGCCGGTATGGCTGCTGGACGAGCCCTACGCCAACCTGGACCTGGACGGCATCGAACTGGTCAACCGCATGGTCCAGGCGCACCTGCGCGAAGGCGGCGCCGCCCTGGTCACCACCCACGGCGCCTACGCCGCGCCGCCGGTGCGCACGCGCATGCTGGTGCTGGGCGCGCCCTCGCGCCTGGCCGACGCGGAGGCAGGCCACGCATGA
- a CDS encoding virB8 family protein has product MFGKKTATPAVDNAVAKAVNYEVTIADIARRSEKRAWIVAWAAILMALILAGGYFFFLPLKEKVPYLVMADAYTGTATIARLRNDFENPSIAASEALNKSNISHFIMARESYDFSQIGERDWSTVFAMGTPNVTGGYKQLYDSTNKTNPITLFGKDKTVRVKILSIQLHGGSNTNEAPKTATVRFQRTLFNKQAGSSAPLDSKIATIEFLYKSNLKMDENNRVLNPLGFQVTSYRVDNDYAAAPPVNSGSEFPVPQQAAPAAAPAAPVDPNAPSVDPNQVPPTPGAPQIPGAPVQPGAAPTTANPATPPAAPAPTGNANGVSTR; this is encoded by the coding sequence ATGTTCGGAAAGAAAACAGCCACTCCCGCAGTGGACAACGCGGTCGCCAAGGCCGTGAATTACGAGGTCACCATCGCCGACATCGCGCGTCGCAGCGAAAAGCGCGCGTGGATAGTGGCGTGGGCGGCCATCCTCATGGCCCTGATCCTGGCCGGCGGCTATTTCTTCTTCCTGCCGTTGAAGGAGAAGGTGCCGTACCTGGTGATGGCCGACGCCTACACCGGCACCGCCACCATCGCGCGCCTGCGCAACGACTTCGAGAACCCCAGCATCGCCGCCAGCGAGGCGCTCAATAAGAGCAACATCTCGCACTTCATCATGGCGCGCGAGTCCTACGACTTCTCGCAGATCGGCGAGCGCGACTGGTCGACGGTGTTCGCCATGGGCACCCCGAACGTGACCGGCGGCTACAAGCAGCTGTACGACAGCACCAACAAGACCAACCCGATCACGCTGTTCGGCAAGGACAAGACCGTCCGGGTCAAGATCCTCAGCATCCAGCTGCACGGCGGCAGCAACACCAATGAGGCGCCCAAGACCGCGACCGTGCGTTTCCAGCGCACCCTGTTCAACAAGCAGGCGGGCTCGTCCGCACCGCTGGACAGCAAGATCGCCACGATCGAGTTCCTGTACAAGTCGAACCTGAAGATGGACGAGAACAACCGCGTCCTGAACCCGCTCGGCTTCCAGGTCACCAGCTACCGCGTCGACAACGACTACGCTGCCGCGCCGCCGGTCAACTCGGGCAGCGAATTCCCGGTGCCGCAGCAGGCCGCTCCGGCCGCCGCGCCCGCCGCCCCGGTGGACCCGAACGCGCCGTCGGTGGACCCGAACCAGGTTCCGCCCACCCCGGGCGCGCCGCAAATCCCCGGCGCCCCGGTCCAGCCCGGCGCCGCACCCACCACCGCCAATCCGGCCACGCCGCCGGCCGCACCCGCACCGACCGGTAATGCGAATGGAGTCAGCACCCGATGA
- a CDS encoding TrbG/VirB9 family P-type conjugative transfer protein, whose product MNCLRKHRLAAALLFLALAGSALPAAAQVVQEYEYEPSRIYQVRTGLGITTQIELDPNENILDYSTGFSSGWDLSRRDNVFYLKPKNVDVDTNMMIRTSMHSYILELKVVATDWRVLEQAKQAGVQYKVKFVYPKDTEFTAKSTKEEPPAPVPEISTALDKARVYHFDYQYSTRSAKKKVWLIPVNVYDDGQFTYVKMSNLKDLPTGNFPAVFARERESGEDFVVNTTVEENTIVVHGTYPYLIIRHGNNVVGLRRNKQK is encoded by the coding sequence ATGAATTGCCTGCGTAAACATCGCCTCGCCGCCGCCCTGCTGTTCCTGGCGCTCGCCGGCTCGGCGCTACCCGCTGCGGCCCAAGTGGTCCAGGAATACGAATACGAACCCAGCCGCATCTACCAGGTGCGCACCGGTCTGGGCATCACCACGCAGATCGAGCTGGACCCGAACGAGAACATTCTCGACTACAGCACGGGTTTCAGCAGCGGCTGGGACCTGAGCCGTCGCGACAACGTCTTCTACCTGAAGCCGAAGAACGTCGACGTCGACACCAACATGATGATCCGCACGTCCATGCACTCCTACATCCTGGAGCTGAAGGTCGTGGCCACGGATTGGCGCGTGCTGGAGCAGGCCAAGCAGGCCGGCGTGCAGTACAAGGTGAAGTTCGTCTACCCCAAGGACACCGAGTTCACCGCCAAGAGCACCAAGGAAGAGCCGCCGGCGCCGGTGCCCGAAATCAGCACCGCGCTGGACAAGGCCCGCGTCTACCACTTCGACTACCAGTACTCCACGCGTAGCGCGAAGAAGAAGGTGTGGCTGATTCCGGTGAACGTGTACGACGACGGCCAGTTCACCTACGTGAAGATGAGCAACCTGAAGGATCTGCCCACGGGCAACTTCCCGGCGGTGTTCGCTCGCGAACGCGAAAGCGGCGAGGACTTCGTGGTCAACACCACGGTCGAAGAAAACACCATCGTCGTGCACGGCACGTATCCCTACTTGATCATCCGCCACGGCAACAACGTCGTCGGTCTGCGCAGGAACAAGCAGAAATGA
- a CDS encoding VirB4 family type IV secretion/conjugal transfer ATPase: protein MLTPDAPISDFIPLSSHVSPTVIKTTGGDFMLVWNLGGLPFVGREEWEIEHRHNTFNRMLQTLRAPDFTNVAFWVHDVRRKRRIAGGSQFDQTFNQEMSDGYFTALSSQKLMQNELYLTMMYRPIVGGKRFVEKSANAQQLQEEQDQAVAKVLELAGNVEAVLKDYAPRRLCMYEAKNGIVFSEALEFFGYLLNRIDEPVPVLPAPIPSYLPVSRLMFSNKTGDFVINTPTGVNHFGAMLNVKEYTDATYPGILNGLKYLDFEYVITHSFSPMGRQDALKVLDRTKGMMISSGDKAVSQIVELDMAMDQLASGNFVLGEYHFTICLYAESQERLAQNIAQARAELSNAGFVSAKEDLAVTASFYSQFPGNWQYRTRLANVSSLNFLGLSPLHNFATGKKENNPWGDCVTTLQTTNGQPYYFNFHATHPAENSLGEKAIANTMVIGKSGTGKTALINFLLSQVQKLKPTPTIFFFDKDRGAEIFVRACGGNYLALENGQPTGFNPFQCDRNEANVQFLADLIKVLAGKTQYSAREDEDIFRAVENMLDTPKHLRSMTNLQKSLPNMGDDGLFARLRKWTAGNSLGWVFDNPVDTINLEKANIIGFDYTDVIDNPEVRVPVINYLLHRLEELIDGRPLIYVMDEFWKILDGSGGLKEFAKNKQKTIRKQNGLGIFATQSPEDALASDISASLIEQTATLILLPNPNASREDYIEGLKLTDAEYQVVKGLDERSRCFLVKQGHAATVCQLNLRGLDDSLAVISASTDNIEIMHRVLQNEAQRNGVGVDDLVPDQWLPSFYANRKGSGKGKPTSSERSQATA from the coding sequence ATGCTGACTCCCGACGCACCCATCAGCGATTTCATCCCGCTGTCCTCGCATGTCTCCCCGACGGTGATCAAGACCACCGGCGGCGACTTCATGCTGGTGTGGAACCTGGGCGGGCTGCCGTTCGTCGGCCGCGAAGAGTGGGAAATCGAGCACCGCCACAACACCTTCAACCGCATGCTGCAGACCCTGCGCGCGCCGGACTTCACCAACGTCGCGTTCTGGGTCCACGACGTGCGCCGCAAGCGCCGCATCGCCGGCGGCAGCCAGTTCGACCAGACGTTCAATCAGGAAATGTCCGACGGCTACTTCACGGCGCTGTCGAGCCAGAAGCTCATGCAGAACGAGCTTTACCTGACCATGATGTACCGCCCGATCGTCGGCGGTAAGCGTTTCGTCGAGAAGTCGGCCAACGCCCAGCAGCTGCAGGAAGAGCAGGACCAGGCCGTGGCCAAGGTGCTGGAGCTGGCCGGCAACGTCGAGGCCGTGCTCAAGGACTACGCGCCGCGCCGGCTGTGCATGTACGAGGCCAAGAACGGCATCGTCTTCTCCGAGGCGCTGGAGTTCTTCGGCTACCTGCTCAACCGCATCGACGAGCCCGTGCCGGTGCTGCCCGCGCCGATCCCGAGCTACCTGCCGGTCAGCCGGCTGATGTTCTCCAACAAGACCGGCGACTTCGTGATCAACACGCCCACCGGCGTGAATCACTTCGGCGCCATGCTGAACGTCAAGGAATACACCGATGCCACGTACCCCGGCATCCTCAACGGCCTGAAGTACCTGGATTTCGAGTACGTGATCACGCACTCGTTCAGCCCGATGGGGCGCCAGGACGCGCTCAAGGTGCTCGACCGCACCAAGGGCATGATGATTTCGTCGGGCGATAAGGCGGTCAGCCAGATCGTCGAGCTCGACATGGCGATGGACCAGCTGGCCTCGGGCAACTTCGTCCTGGGCGAGTACCACTTCACCATCTGCCTGTACGCCGAAAGCCAGGAGCGCCTGGCCCAGAACATCGCCCAGGCCCGCGCCGAACTGTCCAACGCCGGCTTCGTTTCGGCCAAGGAAGACCTGGCCGTCACCGCCTCGTTCTATTCGCAGTTCCCGGGCAACTGGCAGTACCGCACGCGCCTGGCCAACGTCAGCTCGCTGAACTTCCTGGGCCTGTCGCCGCTGCACAACTTCGCCACCGGCAAGAAGGAAAACAATCCTTGGGGCGACTGCGTCACCACGCTGCAGACCACCAACGGCCAGCCGTACTACTTCAACTTCCACGCCACCCATCCGGCCGAGAATTCGCTGGGCGAGAAGGCGATCGCCAATACCATGGTGATCGGTAAGTCCGGTACCGGTAAGACCGCGCTGATCAACTTCCTGCTCAGCCAGGTGCAGAAGCTCAAGCCCACGCCGACGATCTTCTTCTTCGACAAGGACCGCGGCGCCGAGATCTTCGTCCGCGCCTGCGGCGGCAACTACCTGGCGCTGGAGAACGGCCAGCCCACCGGCTTCAATCCGTTCCAGTGCGACCGCAACGAAGCCAACGTGCAGTTCCTGGCCGACCTGATCAAGGTGCTGGCCGGCAAGACCCAGTATTCGGCGCGCGAGGACGAGGACATCTTCCGCGCGGTCGAGAACATGCTCGACACGCCCAAGCACCTGCGCAGCATGACCAACCTGCAGAAGAGCCTGCCGAACATGGGCGACGACGGCCTGTTCGCGCGCCTGCGCAAGTGGACGGCCGGCAACTCGCTGGGCTGGGTGTTCGACAACCCGGTCGACACCATCAATCTGGAAAAGGCCAACATCATCGGCTTCGACTACACCGATGTGATCGACAACCCCGAAGTGCGCGTGCCGGTGATCAACTACCTGCTGCACCGCCTGGAGGAGCTGATCGACGGCCGTCCGCTGATCTACGTGATGGACGAGTTCTGGAAGATCCTCGACGGCTCCGGCGGCCTCAAGGAATTCGCCAAGAACAAGCAGAAGACCATCCGTAAGCAGAACGGCCTGGGCATCTTCGCCACCCAGAGCCCGGAAGACGCGCTGGCCAGCGATATCTCGGCCTCGCTGATCGAGCAGACCGCGACCCTGATCCTGCTGCCCAACCCCAACGCCAGCCGCGAGGACTACATCGAGGGCCTCAAGCTCACCGATGCCGAGTACCAGGTGGTCAAGGGCCTGGACGAGCGTTCGCGCTGCTTCCTGGTCAAGCAGGGCCACGCCGCGACCGTCTGCCAGCTCAACCTGCGCGGCCTGGACGACTCGCTGGCGGTGATCTCCGCCTCCACCGACAACATCGAAATCATGCACCGCGTGCTGCAGAACGAAGCGCAGCGCAACGGTGTCGGCGTCGACGATCTGGTGCCGGACCAGTGGCTGCCTTCGTTCTACGCCAATCGCAAGGGCTCCGGTAAGGGCAAGCCCACGAGCAGCGAACGCAGCCAGGCCACGGC
- a CDS encoding DUF3293 domain-containing protein, with amino-acid sequence MREIQVVDAAELAALYAAAQYAVSIDGDAIALRVGALAPDLEAYLPAPRYVLISAWNPASEPRSDSANETADRALTARLDAAGIARQAAWASAPDGQWREPGWLLTGVGPAEADRLARDFGQAAVLAWDHGEAVRLRMLLPAPAEAPGWAHIDWAAG; translated from the coding sequence ATGCGCGAAATCCAGGTCGTCGACGCCGCCGAACTGGCCGCCCTCTACGCCGCGGCGCAGTACGCCGTGAGCATCGACGGCGACGCCATCGCGCTGCGCGTGGGCGCCCTGGCGCCGGACCTGGAGGCCTACCTGCCGGCGCCGCGCTACGTGCTGATCAGCGCCTGGAACCCGGCCTCGGAGCCGCGCTCGGACAGCGCCAACGAAACCGCCGACCGCGCCCTGACCGCACGCCTGGACGCGGCCGGCATCGCCCGCCAGGCGGCCTGGGCCAGCGCACCGGACGGGCAATGGCGCGAGCCGGGCTGGCTGCTTACCGGCGTCGGCCCGGCCGAGGCCGACCGCCTGGCCCGCGACTTCGGCCAGGCCGCGGTGCTGGCCTGGGACCACGGCGAGGCGGTGCGTCTGCGCATGCTGCTGCCGGCCCCGGCCGAGGCACCGGGCTGGGCGCATATCGACTGGGCCGCGGGTTGA
- the virB11 gene encoding P-type DNA transfer ATPase VirB11 produces the protein MDNSPIAAVSNGFLDYQYEVLGIHEFMKSTDVTEICINKPGELYLETREGWQKVDVPSLTFERARQFCTAVVNESNTGQRITDADPVVSLTFPTGQRAQFVIPPACDPGKVSITIRLPAKHSKTLAQYQEDGFFNQILESAHTISDHDRELLELRASRNYAEFFKKSVQYKKNVVVASATGSGKTTFMKSLVGHIPDNERLVTIEDARELFINQPNVVHLLYSKGGQSTSNVTAKSCMEACLRMKPDRIILAELRGDESFYFIRNCASGHPGSITSCHAGSTAQTWDQLALMVKASAEGSGLEFAVIKRLLMMTIDIVVHIKAHAGARYITGIDFNPERAFAE, from the coding sequence ATGGACAATTCGCCTATCGCCGCGGTATCGAACGGCTTCCTGGATTACCAGTACGAAGTGCTGGGCATCCATGAGTTCATGAAATCCACGGACGTCACCGAAATCTGCATCAACAAGCCGGGCGAGCTGTACCTGGAAACCCGCGAGGGCTGGCAGAAGGTGGACGTGCCCTCGCTCACCTTCGAGCGCGCCCGCCAGTTCTGCACCGCGGTGGTCAACGAGAGCAACACGGGTCAGCGCATCACCGATGCCGACCCGGTGGTCTCGTTGACCTTCCCGACCGGCCAGCGCGCCCAGTTCGTGATCCCGCCGGCCTGCGATCCGGGCAAGGTCTCGATCACCATCCGACTGCCGGCCAAGCACAGCAAGACCCTGGCGCAGTATCAGGAAGACGGGTTCTTCAACCAGATCCTGGAAAGCGCGCACACCATCAGCGATCACGACCGCGAGCTGCTGGAGCTGCGCGCCTCGCGCAACTACGCCGAGTTCTTCAAGAAGTCCGTGCAGTACAAGAAGAACGTGGTCGTGGCCAGCGCCACCGGCAGCGGCAAGACCACCTTCATGAAGTCGCTGGTGGGCCATATTCCGGACAACGAGCGCCTGGTCACGATCGAGGACGCGCGCGAGCTTTTCATCAACCAGCCGAACGTAGTGCACTTGCTCTACTCGAAAGGCGGACAAAGCACCAGCAACGTCACTGCAAAGAGTTGCATGGAAGCTTGTCTGCGCATGAAGCCCGACCGGATCATCCTGGCCGAGCTTCGAGGCGACGAGTCGTTCTACTTCATTCGTAACTGCGCCTCCGGCCACCCGGGTTCGATCACCAGCTGCCACGCCGGCAGCACGGCTCAGACCTGGGACCAGCTGGCGCTGATGGTGAAGGCGTCGGCGGAGGGTTCGGGGCTCGAATTCGCGGTCATCAAGCGCTTGTTGATGATGACCATCGATATCGTGGTCCATATCAAGGCCCACGCCGGCGCGCGCTACATCACGGGTATCGATTTCAACCCGGAACGTGCGTTCGCCGAGTAG
- a CDS encoding TrbI/VirB10 family protein: protein MTHTMPPNPPDHSDENAGAAQDQQSYGAYGANPYYGQQQQAAQAPNLDAGAPLLKSSDVQKLNRKALFFLVGIVLLLIFAAVWMFTSATSGDDDKPKVEEEVVSIPELPKAASEVAPPLPPEPVQDLPPVPLAPEQPPQMGGDQPAMVVEDTGPRGPTLMERRMQNNAEGLPPTQMQPGSAATAGMTPPDEYARQMMSMVPGPDGQMQSPQAQQKARELAQVASARPIFNPDTLLVRGTYIRCVMETRIVTDVPGFTSCVVTEPTYSINGRRLLLPKGSKISGRYQAEGINGPRVSVIWDRITTPTGIDVNMASPGVDNLGGAGHPGDYNAHWGSRIASALMISLIADAFKYAAAENGPETNTVAPGGVVVQSPYESVTARSIERLANQALDKSVNRPATVTINQGTIVNVYVAKDVDFSSIIR, encoded by the coding sequence ATGACCCATACCATGCCGCCCAACCCGCCCGATCATTCCGACGAGAACGCCGGCGCTGCGCAGGATCAGCAGAGCTACGGCGCTTACGGCGCGAATCCCTATTACGGCCAGCAGCAACAGGCCGCCCAAGCGCCCAACCTGGACGCCGGCGCGCCGCTGCTGAAGTCCAGCGACGTGCAGAAGCTCAACCGCAAGGCGCTGTTCTTCCTTGTCGGCATCGTGCTGCTGCTGATCTTCGCTGCGGTCTGGATGTTCACCAGCGCCACCTCGGGCGACGACGACAAGCCCAAGGTCGAGGAAGAAGTGGTCAGCATCCCCGAGCTGCCCAAGGCGGCCTCGGAGGTCGCGCCGCCGCTGCCGCCCGAACCCGTGCAGGACCTGCCGCCGGTGCCGCTGGCCCCGGAGCAGCCGCCGCAGATGGGCGGCGACCAGCCGGCCATGGTGGTCGAGGACACCGGTCCGCGCGGCCCGACGCTGATGGAGCGCCGAATGCAGAACAACGCCGAAGGCCTGCCGCCGACCCAGATGCAGCCGGGTTCGGCCGCCACCGCCGGCATGACTCCGCCGGACGAATACGCGCGCCAGATGATGTCGATGGTGCCGGGCCCCGACGGTCAGATGCAGTCGCCGCAAGCGCAGCAGAAGGCCCGTGAGCTGGCCCAGGTGGCCAGCGCGCGTCCGATCTTCAATCCGGACACCCTGCTGGTGCGCGGCACCTACATCCGCTGCGTGATGGAGACCCGCATCGTCACCGACGTGCCGGGCTTCACCTCCTGCGTGGTGACCGAGCCGACCTACTCGATCAACGGCCGCCGCCTGCTGCTGCCCAAGGGCTCGAAGATCTCCGGCCGCTACCAGGCCGAGGGCATCAACGGTCCGCGCGTCTCGGTGATCTGGGACCGCATCACCACCCCGACCGGCATCGACGTGAACATGGCCAGCCCGGGCGTGGACAACCTCGGCGGCGCCGGCCATCCGGGCGATTACAACGCGCATTGGGGCAGCCGTATCGCCTCGGCGCTGATGATCAGCCTGATCGCGGACGCGTTTAAGTACGCCGCGGCCGAGAACGGCCCGGAGACCAACACCGTCGCCCCGGGCGGCGTGGTGGTGCAGAGCCCGTACGAGAGCGTGACCGCGCGTTCGATCGAGCGCCTGGCTAACCAGGCCCTGGACAAGAGCGTCAACCGTCCCGCGACGGTGACGATCAACCAGGGCACGATCGTCAACGTCTACGTCGCTAAGGACGTCGATTTCTCGTCCATCATCCGCTGA
- a CDS encoding lytic transglycosylase domain-containing protein: MLPGIELMSCPSLAVPHEVMHHVVSVESSYNPYAIGVVGGRLVRQPRNLSEALATVRMLEGKGYNFSLGLAQVNRYNLAKYGLDSYEKAFEACPNLQAGSRILAECYGRSSGDWGKSFSCYYSGNFVTGFRHGYVQKVYASMGAKPAAAADDQAIAVVGKASRKTMPVSRMPLYTAGRQSGPQRLASVTAAASPMAARISMAAPAPAPVAAPMAAPVVAMASAAPVQNSPAPSLPVQVSTFPPQPGTVAPMMGAVTAQQASAPVKLQPMADAPAPASEQSQGDQAFVF; the protein is encoded by the coding sequence ATGTTGCCCGGTATCGAATTGATGAGCTGCCCCAGCCTGGCGGTTCCGCACGAGGTCATGCATCACGTCGTGAGCGTGGAGTCCTCGTACAATCCGTACGCCATCGGCGTCGTCGGCGGCCGCCTGGTGCGCCAGCCCCGCAACCTGTCCGAAGCCCTGGCCACCGTGCGCATGCTCGAGGGCAAGGGCTACAACTTCTCCCTCGGCCTGGCCCAGGTCAATCGCTACAACCTGGCCAAGTACGGCCTGGATTCCTACGAAAAAGCCTTCGAGGCCTGCCCGAACCTGCAGGCCGGCTCGCGCATCCTGGCCGAGTGCTACGGCCGTTCCAGCGGCGACTGGGGCAAGTCCTTCAGCTGCTACTACTCCGGCAACTTCGTCACCGGCTTCCGCCACGGCTACGTGCAGAAGGTCTATGCCTCGATGGGCGCCAAGCCGGCCGCCGCGGCCGACGACCAGGCCATCGCCGTGGTCGGCAAGGCCTCGCGCAAGACCATGCCGGTGAGCCGCATGCCGCTGTACACCGCCGGCCGCCAGTCCGGCCCGCAGCGCCTGGCCTCGGTCACGGCCGCCGCTTCGCCCATGGCCGCGCGCATCAGCATGGCCGCCCCGGCGCCCGCGCCGGTCGCCGCGCCCATGGCCGCGCCGGTCGTCGCGATGGCCTCGGCCGCGCCTGTTCAGAATTCTCCGGCCCCGAGCCTGCCCGTTCAGGTTTCGACCTTTCCGCCGCAGCCAGGCACCGTCGCGCCGATGATGGGCGCGGTGACCGCCCAGCAAGCATCGGCGCCGGTCAAGCTTCAACCGATGGCGGATGCCCCCGCGCCCGCCAGCGAGCAATCCCAGGGGGATCAGGCATTCGTTTTTTAG
- a CDS encoding TrbC/VirB2 family protein produces MNSNAQLKTIFTSFLMAALFVGMLAVPDIAFAQSGGGADAAGRVKGFINNLNGLLNIASVAVVTMAVIFAGYQIAFAHKRISDVAPILIGGFLIGAAAQLAKMIIPEDVGSGVMLTVLSQTYA; encoded by the coding sequence ATGAACTCCAACGCGCAGCTCAAGACCATCTTCACGTCCTTCCTCATGGCGGCCCTGTTCGTCGGCATGCTGGCCGTGCCGGACATCGCGTTCGCCCAGAGCGGCGGCGGCGCCGACGCAGCCGGCCGCGTCAAGGGCTTCATCAACAACCTCAACGGCCTGCTGAACATCGCCTCGGTCGCCGTGGTCACGATGGCGGTGATCTTCGCCGGCTACCAGATCGCGTTCGCTCACAAGCGCATTTCCGACGTCGCTCCGATCCTGATCGGCGGCTTCCTGATCGGCGCCGCCGCTCAGCTGGCCAAGATGATCATCCCGGAAGACGTCGGTTCGGGCGTGATGCTGACGGTCCTGTCGCAGACCTATGCATAA
- a CDS encoding type IV secretion system protein VirB3, translating to MHKNVLFRGCTRPPMFLGVPYIPFAIGAGGCILLTFYINMFCIALLPLVIFVMRQMARRDEMIFRLLGLRWKLKFRMRNLQHHSGMWVFTPNIYRGPGDKKKA from the coding sequence ATGCATAAGAACGTGCTGTTCCGGGGTTGCACCCGGCCGCCCATGTTCCTGGGGGTGCCTTACATCCCCTTCGCCATCGGTGCGGGCGGGTGCATCCTGCTGACGTTCTACATCAACATGTTCTGCATCGCGCTGTTGCCGCTGGTCATCTTCGTGATGCGCCAGATGGCCCGACGCGACGAAATGATCTTCCGGTTGCTGGGCTTGCGGTGGAAGCTGAAATTCCGCATGCGCAATCTCCAGCACCACTCGGGCATGTGGGTGTTCACACCGAACATCTACCGCGGCCCGGGCGACAAGAAGAAGGCGTAA